A stretch of Gemmatimonadota bacterium DNA encodes these proteins:
- the tadA gene encoding Flp pilus assembly complex ATPase component TadA → MASAANAGSERIGDLLIKEGLVSREQVQKALDEQRQSGTRVGYNLVKLGFIQENDLVRTLARQYKMPAVDLSKFEVDSKIVKLVPADLATKNLVLPLKRDGRTLTVAMADPTNLGVIEDLKFITRYDIFPVIAGEFTLKNVIEKHYESNDVQMSTLLSEIEGMETEDLEVVEEEKEEMSAAALAAAVDDAPVVKLINAILTDAVKRGASDIHFECFEHDLRVRYRIDGALQEVMKPPKKMQPALISRFKIMSALNIAERRVPQDGRIKLKMGKKVIDYRVSTLPTLFGEKVVLRILDKGNLTLDLEKFGIEPRAEKELMEAVQNPYGMVLVTGPTGSGKTTTLYSCISKVNSVDTNIMTAEDPVEYNLYGVNQVLVRTEIGMTFAAALKAFLRQDPNIIMVGEIRDLETGGIAIKAALTGHLVLSTLHTNSAAETVTRLLDMGLEPFNVSSALNLVLAQRLLRRICGKCKIVFRPDAAEFEAAKFTPEMTLQDLRFTEQAVKDMIARAPADAAPHLANVTMHTKVMDMPFFKGKGCDACNGSGLKGRQGAYEVMFMTPSLRKLILQNVGAAEIKDAAVEGGMLTLRMDGLLKVWKGITTLEQVVRETSA, encoded by the coding sequence ATGGCCTCTGCAGCGAACGCCGGCAGCGAACGGATCGGGGACCTCCTCATCAAGGAGGGCCTCGTCTCGCGCGAGCAGGTGCAGAAGGCGCTCGATGAGCAGCGGCAGAGCGGGACCCGGGTGGGCTACAATCTGGTAAAGCTCGGCTTCATCCAGGAGAACGACCTCGTCCGCACGCTCGCGCGGCAATACAAGATGCCGGCGGTCGACCTGTCGAAGTTCGAGGTCGACAGCAAGATCGTGAAGCTCGTGCCGGCGGACCTCGCGACGAAGAACCTCGTCCTGCCGCTCAAGCGCGACGGCCGCACGCTGACCGTGGCGATGGCGGATCCGACGAACCTCGGCGTGATCGAGGACCTGAAGTTCATCACGCGCTACGACATCTTCCCGGTGATTGCGGGCGAGTTCACGCTCAAGAACGTCATCGAGAAGCACTACGAGTCGAACGACGTCCAGATGTCGACCCTCCTCTCGGAGATCGAGGGGATGGAGACGGAGGACCTCGAGGTCGTCGAGGAGGAGAAGGAGGAGATGTCGGCCGCGGCACTCGCCGCCGCGGTGGACGACGCCCCGGTCGTGAAGCTGATCAACGCGATCCTCACCGATGCGGTGAAGCGCGGCGCGTCCGATATCCATTTCGAATGCTTCGAGCATGACCTGCGCGTGCGCTACCGGATCGACGGCGCGCTGCAGGAGGTCATGAAGCCGCCCAAGAAGATGCAGCCGGCGCTCATCTCGCGCTTCAAGATCATGAGTGCGCTCAACATCGCCGAGCGCCGCGTGCCGCAGGACGGCCGCATCAAGCTCAAGATGGGCAAGAAGGTCATCGACTACCGTGTCTCGACGCTCCCGACGCTCTTCGGCGAGAAGGTCGTGCTCCGCATCCTTGACAAGGGCAACCTCACGCTCGACCTCGAGAAGTTCGGCATCGAGCCGCGCGCCGAGAAGGAGCTGATGGAAGCGGTGCAGAACCCGTACGGCATGGTGCTCGTCACCGGTCCGACGGGCTCGGGCAAGACGACGACGCTGTACAGCTGCATCAGCAAAGTGAACTCGGTCGACACGAACATCATGACGGCCGAGGACCCCGTGGAGTACAACCTCTACGGGGTGAACCAGGTGCTGGTGCGCACCGAGATCGGGATGACGTTCGCGGCGGCGCTGAAGGCGTTCCTGCGGCAGGACCCGAACATCATCATGGTCGGCGAGATCCGCGACCTTGAGACGGGCGGCATCGCGATCAAGGCGGCGCTCACGGGTCACCTCGTGCTCTCGACCCTGCACACGAACTCCGCGGCCGAGACGGTGACGCGCCTGCTGGACATGGGACTCGAACCGTTCAATGTGAGCTCGGCGCTCAATCTCGTGCTGGCGCAGCGCCTGCTCCGCCGGATCTGCGGCAAGTGCAAGATCGTGTTCCGTCCGGACGCCGCCGAGTTCGAGGCGGCGAAGTTCACGCCCGAGATGACGCTCCAGGACCTGCGCTTCACCGAGCAGGCCGTGAAGGACATGATCGCGCGTGCGCCCGCCGACGCGGCGCCGCACCTCGCGAACGTCACGATGCACACGAAGGTGATGGACATGCCCTTCTTCAAGGGCAAGGGCTGTGACGCGTGCAACGGCTCGGGATTGAAGGGCCGCCAGGGCGCGTACGAGGTCATGTTCATGACGCCGTCACTGCGAAAGTTGATCCTGCAGAACGTCGGCGCTGCGGAGATCAAGGACGCCGCGGTCGAGGGCGGGATGCTCACGCTGCGCATGGACGGCCTGCTCAAGGTCTGGAAGGGCATCACCACGCTGGAACAGGTCGTTCGCGAGACGAGCGCGTGA
- a CDS encoding type IV pilus twitching motility protein PilT has translation MTAPASAAAPQVNLRVLLEEMIERGASDLHITAGDRPKLRIDGDIQSSRQEVILQPKDTLQLAYSVLTENQKKRFEMEDELDFSFGIQNLARFRGNCFKQRGCVSIVMRQIPFNIKTFADLNLPPVIAKLAEKPRGLVLVTGPTGSGKSTTLAAMIDKINRERKGHILTVEDPIEFIHKHQGCIVNQREVGSDTKSFGNALKYALREDPDVVLVGEMRDHETIHAGLTIAETGHLAFATLHTNSAAEAINRIIDVFPSHQQAQVRAQLAFVLEGIITQTLLPKRTGKGRVMAAEILVVTPAIRALIRDDKIHQIYSSMQSGKKFGMQTLNDALYQLYVAKEVTEEECLRVSGDPNEFLRMIGKTAIEEGPSASAKSGPMAGGAGRR, from the coding sequence ATGACCGCCCCCGCCTCCGCTGCCGCCCCCCAGGTCAACCTCCGCGTCCTCCTCGAGGAGATGATCGAGCGCGGCGCGTCCGACCTGCACATCACCGCGGGCGACCGCCCCAAGCTCCGCATCGACGGGGACATCCAGTCGTCCCGGCAGGAGGTGATCCTCCAGCCGAAGGACACGCTGCAGCTCGCGTACTCGGTGCTCACCGAGAACCAGAAGAAGCGCTTCGAGATGGAGGACGAGCTCGACTTCTCGTTCGGCATCCAGAACCTCGCGCGCTTCCGCGGCAACTGCTTCAAGCAGCGCGGTTGCGTCTCGATCGTGATGCGCCAGATCCCGTTCAACATCAAGACGTTCGCCGACCTCAACCTGCCGCCGGTGATCGCCAAGCTCGCGGAGAAGCCGCGCGGTCTGGTGCTCGTCACCGGTCCCACCGGCTCGGGCAAGTCGACGACGCTCGCCGCGATGATCGACAAGATCAACCGCGAGCGGAAGGGGCACATCCTCACGGTCGAGGACCCGATCGAGTTCATCCACAAGCACCAGGGTTGCATCGTCAACCAGCGCGAGGTCGGGAGCGACACGAAGTCGTTCGGCAATGCCCTCAAGTACGCGCTCCGCGAGGATCCCGACGTGGTGCTCGTGGGCGAGATGCGCGACCACGAGACGATCCACGCCGGCCTCACCATCGCCGAGACGGGTCACCTCGCGTTCGCCACGCTGCACACCAACTCGGCGGCCGAGGCGATCAACCGCATCATCGACGTCTTCCCGAGCCACCAGCAGGCGCAGGTCCGCGCCCAACTCGCGTTCGTGCTCGAGGGCATCATCACGCAGACGCTGCTCCCCAAGCGCACCGGCAAGGGGCGGGTGATGGCGGCGGAGATCCTCGTGGTCACGCCGGCCATCCGTGCGCTCATCCGCGACGACAAGATCCACCAGATCTACTCGTCGATGCAGTCCGGCAAGAAGTTCGGCATGCAGACGCTCAATGATGCGCTCTACCAGCTGTACGTCGCCAAGGAGGTGACGGAGGAGGAATGCCTCCGCGTCTCGGGCGACCCGAACGAGTTCCTCCGCATGATCGGCAAGACCGCCATCGAGGAGGGTCCGTCGGCCTCCGCGAAGTCCGGCCCGATGGCCGGCGGCGCGGGCCGCCGCTGA